The window TTCACGACTTGCCCGAAGTACTCACACGGGATATAATTAACCCCGTGAAAAGAGCTGTTGAGGGATTGAAAGATTTAATCAATGAGTATGAACGTGAAGAAATGGAGAGAAAAATATACAGGCTAATGCCGGAGAAATGGCTTCCTGAAATGAAGACCTTTACGGAAAACGAATTTACCAGGATTATCAACCCTGAAGGTAAACTGGTTAGAGACGGTGAACTGCTTAAGGCAATAGATGACCTGTCCGCCTTTATTGAAGTATATTTAGCTTTGAAAAATGGAATACATAGTGAATCACTCGAAGGTGCTAAATACTCCATAATAGAACAATACAGGCATCGAACTATTTCAGGTATAAATTTTGGGCAAATTTACGCAGATTTTGATTAAAAGGTTTTCCTGCATAACATCCCGATTGATCCAAAATCAAAAACTGGTGCTTACGCTATTCGGTTTATTACGCATCTTATAATGGTTTTCGGATATCTTTCCCCTTTTTTGGTTCTGGTTTGGACAGATCGGGTTTCAACAAAATGAAACAAATGAAAGGTTTTTACTCTATCTTATTTTCATTTTAAAAAGGAGGAATGATATGGCATATGACCGGGAATTGGATGAATGTCTGTTTTCAAAATATGAGGAAAAAGAATCAGAGCGGTTAATCGTAGGTATATATTCATATAATAAAGGCATGAAAAAACTGCAGCTTTCAAGAGAAAATAAGGACAACCAGGGGAATTTCAAGTTTGCGAAACTCGGAAGATTAACCAGGGAAGAGGTGGAATTACTGATTCCCCTGTTGCAGGAAGCGGCCAAACACATGGATTAACGATGAAGGTCTTCCATTCCCTGCCAAGGAATTTATTTCATCGGGCAACGGCAGAGAGATGAAAAAAAAATCATCCCTCTGCGTTGCCCAGGCTGCTTTGTCGCCACCCCTGAAGACACCATGGTATCCCTTATCCTGGAAACCCCGCTTAACTGACAAACTATCAAGATTTAACTCTCAGTGTCTTCACAAAAAAATATCCTGTTTAAAAAAGCATGGACCGGCCTGAAACACATCATTAAAATACACGGTGTATTAAAAGTTGAGAAATTCTCCCCGGAGCCGATAAACAGTGAGAACTATTGGAATGCTTTGGGTTAATGATGCCATACTCATCTCATACTGGATTTCGGATAAAATCCGAGATAAAATTAAGCGAGTAAAGTCCTCGGTGCCTGGTCCGGGGAGACCTTCACCAGGATTTGGTTTCCGGTAAAACCGAAAACCAAATCGGTTTTAGTATATCTATGATTAAGATCTTTTGTATCTATATTGAAACGGTGCTCATCCTCAGTGCCTTAATTGGAAACTCATTTGCTGATACTGCGTTCGAGCTTAATGAAACCGGCATCAGGTATATGAATTCTCATGATTATGAATCAGCGATAGAGTCATTCCAGGAAGCCTTTTCACGCAAACCTGAGAACGATACAATCAAAAATAATCTCATGCATTCCTTTGCAGCACTTGCCCATGAAAACGCCAAGCTGGGTAATTGGGAAACAGCTATCACTACCATGTTAAAAGCTTGCGAACTGGATAGCAGCAATTCTGTCTTCATGCAGAATCTATCTGTTTTTTACACAAACTTTGCCTATGTTCAAATGAAGCAGGGTCTTTCAAACCATGCCCATGACAATCTGAAAATAGCGTTACAATACGACAGGAATAATTGGACCGCATATGTTTCTCTTGGCAGTTTAATGTATAATCAGGGAAACATTAAAGAAGCTGTGAAATGCTGGAAAGAAGCCCTGTCGCTTAATCCGGAGCTGAATGAAATCAAAAAGCGAGTTGAAACACTTGGGAACGAACTCAACATTGAAGAGAAGTTCAGAAATAAGCAATTTATGTATTTCGACGTAAAATACGAGGGATATGAAAAAAACAATCTGGCCTGGAAAGTTGTTGAGATTCTCCGTGAAGCGTATACCCAGCTGGGTCATGATTTCAAATACTATCCGCAGCGAAAGATACCCGTAATCATTTACACGAAAGAACAGTTTCAGCAAGCCACAGGAACACCCGATTGGATTGGAGGCTTATACGACGGAATCATTCGGGTTACAGCGTCTACTATTGAGGGAAAAACAAGACAGTTAGAGAACACCCTTTATCACGAATACACCCATGCCTTATTACATCAGAAAACAGGTAACAATCTTCCTCTCTGGTTAAATGAAGGTATAGCACAGTTTATGGAGCCGGGCAGCAATATCGAAAAAAGGAACGAAATTACTTTTCTGAAAAAATGCCTCAACGATGGAAGTTTCATACCTCTTTCTGATTTAAATAATGCCTTACTGCAGCGAAATAACAGAGAACGTTTAAACCTTGCGTACATTGAAGCAAAAAATCTCGTACAATACATAAATGAGACCTACCTTTTTTACCGTATCGTCTTCATTTTAGATGAACTCATTACCGGTAAAACCATTGAAGAAGCTCTAGAAGAGACGATTTTTATCGATACCAAAGCTCTGGAAAACGGCTGGTTACAATGGCTGCATTCCAGATAGAAAACAGGTACCGTGAAACGTATCCATTACAAGGAGCGTAGTTTCCGTATACTCAGAGGATACCCTCGAAGCAAGAAAGCCATCTCAATTATTTATCTCTTCTCCTGTATCAGCGGTAATATCGTTCGAGAGATAACAAATCTGCTCTTGGCAACAGATCGATACAGTGCATACAGAAAGAGATGAATTACAGGTACTCTAAAAAAAAATGATACCCATCTAAAGTACCGAAGTCGACAAAGTATTTCAGGTAAAGATTTCTCACCGAGCAGAATTTTCCTGTCAGGCAACACCACATGGAGGGTTTCCAGACAGCTTTTTTCACTTATTTCCGGAAATCTGACTTTTCGTTCCTCAGACTGGCATGGAATAAACTCAAAAATATTCTTCCTGACTGCATGCAGTTTGATCCATTGCATGCACCCACAACATAAACTGCAGCCGGCATCAAAAATGATAATAACAGGTTCTGGCATTTCATGTACCTTCTTGAATAGTTCTATTTAAATACCTTTACAGAAAATTACTTACAGATGCCAGGAAACAAAAATGCGCTTGACAATGACACTTTTTTTGATATTATCAGCTGTAAGTCAGTATGTGAGGCTTTTGCACTTCGTATGGTTAGATTTCGCAAAAAATGATTGCTTGAAATTTTAACATCTACTCACCTTTGATTCTATTGCTTCACTCCTCTGAGCTTCATCATCAGGATATACAGCTGTGCAAGGAAGTAAGATCTGATTGGACATATGTAACGAGCCGTAATTGTGTGTCAGATAATAGTGGGAACCTGCCCGCTTTTTTTATTTTTAGACTATGAAAGACTAAAATGGATAAAGAAAGTTTGTTACGATTGGTTGACATGTTACACAAGGATAAAGATATCGACAAGGATATTGTTTTCCAGGGTATTGAGTCAGCATTAGAATCTGCCACCAAAAAGCATTTAAAAACAGAATCAAACATTTCGATAAAAATAGATAGAGAAACTGGCGGTATTGTAGCATTACAGGGAGACCAGGAGGTTGATCTTTCTGATTTAGGAAGAATAACCGCCCAGACTGCAAAACAGGTAATCATTCAAAAGATCAGAGAAGCTGAGAGAGACGTCCTCTTCGATGAATACAGCGGTAGAAAAGGCACCATTGTAAGCGGAACAGTTCAACGTTTTGAAGGATCAAACATTGTGGTAAATCTCAGTAAGATTGAAGGGTACCTACCCAAAGTTGAACAAATCAGTAATGAACACTATCGAACTGGAGAAAGAATCAGATCTCTTGTTTTTGAAGTAAAAAAACTGGGTAATAAAGTAAGAATCCTGCTATCGAGAACTCATCCCCGTTTTGTCAGGCAGCTTTTCGAGCTTGAGGTACCAGAAATAATGGAAGAAAGCATTAAAATAAAAGGATTAGTGCGGGAAGCGGGATTCAGGACAAAGATCGCCGTTTATTCGGAAGACCCAAACATTGATTGTGTAGGTGCATGTGTCGGTGTAAGGGGAACCAGAATCAAAAGCATCGTTGATGAATTAAATGGTGAGAAGATTGACATTATCCGCTGGGATGAAGAACCTGAAGTTTTTATCCCGAATACCCTGAAACCTGCTGAAGTTACGGGAATTTTACTCTCACCCGAAAATCAGGTAGCTACCGTAGTAGTCCCCGATGATCAACTTTCACTCGCTATTGGTAAAAGAGGCCAGAACGTCAGGCTTGCATCAAAATTGGCAGGTTGGGATATCGATATAATAACGGAGATAGAGCTTGAGCGAGAGCGGGAACGTGAAGAAGCAGAAAAACCAACAGGAGAGGAAGTTGAAGAAGCAACCTTAAATAATGGAGACGCAGACGTCAATAAGTAAGGCCTGAGATGCTATTTTATGTAAGTATGAAAAAGGAGTCTTTTGATAACAATGATGAGAATTAACCAACTGGCAAAGGACTTGGGGACAAAAAGCAGTTTGCTGATAAAAAAATGCCACGAGTGCGGTTTTGTGCATATTAAACACCACGCAAACTCTTTAACGGGAGAAGAAGAGAGCTTATTACGCAGCAAATTGAAAGAAGGGGATACCAAGGAGATCACAATTAACCAGGAAAAACAAAGTACGAGAAGAGAAAAAACTGACAAAATATTGCTTGAAAACGATAAGAGCACAGTTGCCACGAAAACTAAGGCGGTTGCTGCTCCCCCTAAGGGAGATAAAAAAGTGGTTGTGGGTAAAGCTGTGGGCACAAAAGCCAAACCGGGTGCAACCTCTCTTAAGGAAGGAAGACGGGTACCGCCATGGAAACTTAAATCAAGAGAAGGTTTAATAAAGGGGAGGTGGAAGGACGTAACAAGAGTCTCCGCTTCACCAAAAAAACAGAGAGCCACTTTTCAAAAGCAAGTAAAAGAGACATCAAAAGATACAAAATCTGTCCCGCAGAAAGAAAATATCAGTAAGATAACTTTGGAAGTTCCTGCTTCAGTCAAAGATGTTTCAAAGGCCCTGGGAGTAAAAGCCAACGATATAATATCTAAATTACTTATAGACCATAACGTTTGCGCTACAATTAATCAGACATTAGACAATGATCTCATTGAGATGTTAGGTTTAGAACACGATATTGAGATCATGCTGGTACAGACAAAAAATATAGAAGAAGAACTCCTCTTTGATGACCATGATGAAAACCCTGATGATTTAAAACCAAGAGCTCCTATTGTGACTTTTCTCGGCCATGTAGACCATGGAAAAACCTCTTTACTTGATAACATCAGAAAATCAAACGTGGTTTCCATAGAAGCCGGAGGAATTACCCAGCATATTGGGGCATATCGTGTAGATGCTGATGGAAAATCAGTTGTTTTTCTTGATACTCCCGGACACGAAGCTTTTACCGCCATGAGAGCAAGAGGAGCAAATGTTACGGATATTGTCGTATTGGTGGTAGCAGCTGATGACGGAGTGATGCCTCAAACAGAAGAAGCAATAAATCATGCCCGGGCGGCAGAAGTCCCTATTGTGGTAGCCATAAACAAGGTTGATAAACCAGAGGCGAACGTTTTAAAAGTAAAACAACAACTGTCTGCACTGGA is drawn from Candidatus Scalindua sp. and contains these coding sequences:
- a CDS encoding tetratricopeptide repeat protein, whose translation is MIKIFCIYIETVLILSALIGNSFADTAFELNETGIRYMNSHDYESAIESFQEAFSRKPENDTIKNNLMHSFAALAHENAKLGNWETAITTMLKACELDSSNSVFMQNLSVFYTNFAYVQMKQGLSNHAHDNLKIALQYDRNNWTAYVSLGSLMYNQGNIKEAVKCWKEALSLNPELNEIKKRVETLGNELNIEEKFRNKQFMYFDVKYEGYEKNNLAWKVVEILREAYTQLGHDFKYYPQRKIPVIIYTKEQFQQATGTPDWIGGLYDGIIRVTASTIEGKTRQLENTLYHEYTHALLHQKTGNNLPLWLNEGIAQFMEPGSNIEKRNEITFLKKCLNDGSFIPLSDLNNALLQRNNRERLNLAYIEAKNLVQYINETYLFYRIVFILDELITGKTIEEALEETIFIDTKALENGWLQWLHSR
- the nusA gene encoding transcription termination factor NusA, encoding MDKESLLRLVDMLHKDKDIDKDIVFQGIESALESATKKHLKTESNISIKIDRETGGIVALQGDQEVDLSDLGRITAQTAKQVIIQKIREAERDVLFDEYSGRKGTIVSGTVQRFEGSNIVVNLSKIEGYLPKVEQISNEHYRTGERIRSLVFEVKKLGNKVRILLSRTHPRFVRQLFELEVPEIMEESIKIKGLVREAGFRTKIAVYSEDPNIDCVGACVGVRGTRIKSIVDELNGEKIDIIRWDEEPEVFIPNTLKPAEVTGILLSPENQVATVVVPDDQLSLAIGKRGQNVRLASKLAGWDIDIITEIELEREREREEAEKPTGEEVEEATLNNGDADVNK
- the infB gene encoding translation initiation factor IF-2 — translated: MMRINQLAKDLGTKSSLLIKKCHECGFVHIKHHANSLTGEEESLLRSKLKEGDTKEITINQEKQSTRREKTDKILLENDKSTVATKTKAVAAPPKGDKKVVVGKAVGTKAKPGATSLKEGRRVPPWKLKSREGLIKGRWKDVTRVSASPKKQRATFQKQVKETSKDTKSVPQKENISKITLEVPASVKDVSKALGVKANDIISKLLIDHNVCATINQTLDNDLIEMLGLEHDIEIMLVQTKNIEEELLFDDHDENPDDLKPRAPIVTFLGHVDHGKTSLLDNIRKSNVVSIEAGGITQHIGAYRVDADGKSVVFLDTPGHEAFTAMRARGANVTDIVVLVVAADDGVMPQTEEAINHARAAEVPIVVAINKVDKPEANVLKVKQQLSALDLMPEEWGGKVQMIETSVVTKKGLNDLLEGLLLEAEVLDLKASSKRLARGVVLEAQIHEGRGVIATLLVLEGVIKLGNIILCGQAYGRVRALYNDLGKEIKEAGPASPVVVSGLSDCPEAGDKFYIVKDIQNAREIALKRQMKMREISLTGRKHVTLDNLYKKIEEGQIKEIKIILKADYKGSVEVLKKSLEELSVKEIRVKILHSGVGGITETDVLLADASDAIVIGFHVVPEEKATIRAQESGVDVRLYKIIYDAINDIEAAMEGMLEPEKIEKTTGKIEIRRIFKASKLGNIAGCYVKSGMIARNSFVRLIRDNVVLYDGTLSTLRVLKDDVKEVKAGYECGIKITGYNDIKIGDIIESYEVHQVARTLNK